A section of the Paenibacillus aurantius genome encodes:
- a CDS encoding rhamnogalacturonan lyase yields MKNRKRSRNWKKKAGLTGVSLLAALQLVSSGSSLKAVAAEGNPPSAATEGKRQMEFLDRGLVAVQTPEGNFVSWRLLGTDPEDVAFHLYRDGRRLTDQPLTSSTNYLDAAGTPSSRYTVKPVVNGKEQETSEPAGVWGQQYRDIPLKKPADGVNPDGSVYTYSANDASLGDVDGDGLLELILKWDPSNSKDNSQNGVTGPVYVDAYRMDGTFLWRIDLGRNIRAGAHYTQLMVYDLDGDGKAEVACKTADGTVDGTGKVIGDPAADYRNSEGRILAGPEFLTIFEGATGKELTSVPYEPPRGTVTDWGDGYGNRVDRFLAGIAYLDGERPSLIMARGYYTRAVLAAYNWRDGELSQVWTFDSNDPGNEGYRGQGNHNLSVADVDGDGKDEIIYGAAAIDHNGKGLYTTGLGHGDALHVGDLDPTRPGLEVVQVHEDKKSPYGLEFRDAATGESLWGVYTGKDTGRGMSADLDPRYPGEEAWAAGISGLFSATGQKISETTPSSINFGIWWDGDLQRELLDHTWNGTTATGVGKIDKWDYENSKPVRLLTADGTLSNNYTKGTPVLQADLIGDWREEVIWRTEDSTALRLYTTTSMTEHRLPTLLHDSVYRLGIAWQNVAYNQPPHTSYFLGAGMTQPPHPSLYVNRPAEAEIAPRTLDRKSSGQSVTIKVTLSSYLGGASGDASSLSLLVAGKELSAESVKAEGTSGDNGFSLMAKVDRSKLIEALGDRSGEQTVEVTGQLEDGTRFHGTASLTVN; encoded by the coding sequence ATGAAGAACAGGAAGCGGTCAAGGAACTGGAAGAAGAAAGCCGGCCTCACCGGCGTCAGTCTGCTCGCGGCACTGCAGCTCGTTTCATCCGGCTCATCTTTGAAAGCGGTTGCGGCGGAAGGAAATCCCCCTTCGGCAGCCACAGAAGGAAAACGGCAAATGGAATTTCTGGACAGGGGACTGGTCGCCGTCCAAACCCCGGAAGGCAACTTCGTCAGCTGGCGTCTGCTTGGAACGGACCCGGAAGACGTAGCCTTTCATCTATACCGGGATGGCCGCAGGCTCACGGACCAGCCCCTGACCTCTTCGACCAATTACTTGGATGCCGCGGGAACGCCCTCTTCCCGCTATACCGTTAAGCCGGTTGTAAACGGCAAGGAACAGGAAACCTCGGAGCCGGCCGGCGTCTGGGGGCAGCAGTATCGCGACATTCCTCTGAAGAAGCCGGCGGACGGCGTTAACCCCGACGGCTCCGTGTACACATACAGCGCGAACGACGCTTCGCTCGGCGATGTGGACGGGGATGGCTTGCTGGAGCTTATCTTGAAATGGGATCCGTCCAACTCCAAGGACAATTCCCAGAACGGGGTGACCGGCCCCGTCTATGTGGATGCCTACCGCATGGACGGAACCTTCCTGTGGAGAATCGATCTCGGCCGCAACATCCGGGCCGGCGCCCATTATACCCAGCTGATGGTCTATGACCTGGACGGGGATGGCAAAGCGGAAGTGGCCTGCAAGACGGCGGACGGAACGGTCGATGGAACCGGTAAGGTGATCGGAGATCCGGCTGCCGATTACCGGAACAGCGAAGGACGCATCCTAGCCGGACCTGAATTCCTTACCATCTTCGAAGGGGCTACGGGCAAGGAGCTGACCAGCGTTCCATATGAGCCTCCGCGCGGCACGGTCACCGATTGGGGCGACGGCTACGGCAACCGGGTGGACCGGTTCCTCGCCGGGATCGCCTATCTGGACGGAGAGCGTCCAAGCCTCATCATGGCCCGCGGCTACTACACCCGGGCCGTCCTCGCCGCCTATAACTGGCGGGACGGCGAGCTTAGCCAGGTGTGGACCTTCGATTCCAATGACCCCGGCAACGAAGGCTACCGCGGCCAGGGCAACCATAACCTGAGTGTGGCCGATGTGGATGGCGACGGCAAGGATGAGATCATCTACGGAGCCGCCGCCATCGATCATAACGGCAAAGGGCTGTATACGACCGGCCTGGGCCACGGGGATGCCCTTCATGTCGGGGACCTCGATCCGACTCGCCCGGGTCTCGAAGTGGTGCAGGTGCATGAGGATAAGAAATCCCCTTACGGCCTGGAGTTCCGCGATGCCGCTACCGGAGAATCCCTCTGGGGCGTCTATACCGGTAAGGACACCGGCCGGGGCATGTCGGCCGATCTCGACCCGAGATACCCGGGCGAGGAAGCCTGGGCAGCCGGCATAAGCGGCTTGTTCAGCGCCACTGGCCAGAAGATCAGCGAGACGACGCCTTCCTCGATTAACTTCGGCATTTGGTGGGACGGCGACCTTCAGCGGGAGCTCCTGGATCATACGTGGAACGGAACCACAGCTACCGGCGTCGGCAAAATTGACAAATGGGATTACGAGAACAGCAAGCCCGTTCGTCTCTTAACTGCGGACGGCACGTTGTCCAACAATTACACGAAGGGAACACCCGTGCTTCAGGCGGACCTCATCGGCGACTGGCGGGAGGAGGTCATCTGGCGGACGGAGGACAGCACCGCTCTGCGCCTCTACACCACCACGAGTATGACCGAGCACCGTCTCCCCACCCTGCTTCACGATTCCGTTTACCGGCTGGGAATCGCCTGGCAGAACGTCGCCTATAACCAGCCTCCACACACGAGTTACTTCCTGGGAGCCGGGATGACGCAGCCTCCTCATCCGTCCCTCTATGTCAATCGGCCAGCTGAAGCGGAAATCGCTCCCCGGACGTTAGACCGGAAGAGCTCGGGCCAGTCGGTTACCATTAAGGTTACCCTGTCCTCCTACCTGGGCGGCGCTTCCGGCGATGCCTCCTCCCTCTCCTTGCTTGTGGCGGGTAAAGAACTCAGCGCCGAATCTGTGAAAGCCGAGGGCACTTCCGGGGACAACGGCTTCAGCCTAATGGCCAAGGTCGACCGGAGCAAGCTGATCGAAGCTCTCGGCGACCGGTCGGGAGAGCAAACGGTGGAGGTAACCGGGCAGCTGGAGGATGGAACAAGATTCCATGGAACAGCATCTCTTACCGTAAACTAA
- a CDS encoding polysaccharide deacetylase family protein, giving the protein MPKIVLCFPGGRHKALTMSYDDGRTADKRLVDIFNRNGIKGTFHLNGGLFEAEDRIPEAEIRALYEGHEIAALTLTHPTIARCPDEMIVHEVMEDRKRLERIAGYTVRGMSYPNGSYNRRIKSMLPSLGIEYSRVVASTGNFSMPDDWHEWQPTCHHKHNLMKQAETFVSLHKAQYLYLMYVWGHSYEFDLDGNWELMEEFCAFAGGRPEIWYATNIEIADYVKAFEQLQFSASLDFVYNPTALSVWLGVDGRITEVGPGRQVSMTEAG; this is encoded by the coding sequence ATGCCGAAAATCGTCCTGTGCTTTCCGGGAGGAAGGCACAAGGCTTTAACCATGAGCTACGATGACGGAAGAACGGCCGACAAGCGTCTCGTGGACATCTTCAACCGGAACGGAATCAAAGGAACCTTTCATCTGAACGGGGGGCTTTTTGAGGCGGAGGACCGCATCCCCGAAGCGGAAATCCGGGCCCTTTACGAAGGGCATGAAATAGCCGCCCTTACCCTTACCCACCCGACCATTGCCCGCTGCCCCGACGAGATGATTGTTCATGAGGTGATGGAGGACCGGAAGAGGCTGGAGCGGATCGCCGGGTATACAGTCCGCGGCATGTCCTATCCGAACGGCTCCTACAACCGCCGGATCAAGAGCATGCTGCCGTCCCTTGGCATCGAGTATTCCCGGGTGGTGGCCTCGACAGGGAACTTCTCCATGCCGGACGATTGGCACGAATGGCAGCCGACGTGTCATCACAAGCACAACCTGATGAAGCAGGCGGAAACGTTCGTTTCCCTCCACAAAGCCCAGTATCTCTATTTGATGTATGTGTGGGGACACAGCTATGAATTTGATCTTGACGGCAACTGGGAGCTCATGGAGGAGTTCTGTGCTTTCGCCGGCGGGCGGCCCGAAATCTGGTACGCCACGAACATCGAGATCGCCGATTACGTAAAAGCGTTCGAGCAGCTCCAATTTTCCGCTTCTCTTGATTTTGTTTACAATCCGACGGCCTTGAGCGTATGGCTTGGCGTTGACGGCCGGATCACGGAGGTCGGTCCGGGCCGGCAGGTGTCCATGACTGAGGCGGGCTAG
- a CDS encoding DUF1961 family protein, with product MERTEESLIPAGWERLYSNPLESERDISSFRMEGDGAVTFPMKRMRLESTRDPGEGQAANLVFWCPEEFPPDLAVSWRFRPVREPGLAILFLCAQGRKGQDLFDPGLSPRTGVYDQYHHGDIQAFHISYFRRRWAEERAFHTCNLRKSYGFHLVAQGADPIPGTADAEGDYRMLAVRQGSRLFFSVNGLVLFTWEDDGHTYGPLLAGGKIGFRQMAPLIAEYSELCVYGK from the coding sequence ATGGAACGAACGGAAGAGAGCCTGATTCCGGCAGGATGGGAGCGGCTGTATTCCAATCCTCTGGAAAGCGAGCGGGATATAAGCTCCTTCCGGATGGAAGGGGACGGGGCGGTCACCTTCCCCATGAAGAGGATGAGGCTTGAAAGCACCCGGGATCCCGGGGAAGGCCAAGCCGCGAACCTGGTGTTCTGGTGTCCGGAGGAATTTCCTCCGGACTTGGCCGTGTCCTGGCGGTTCCGGCCGGTCCGCGAGCCGGGGCTCGCCATCCTGTTCTTATGCGCCCAAGGAAGGAAAGGCCAGGATCTTTTTGATCCGGGGCTTTCCCCGCGGACCGGCGTATACGACCAGTATCACCATGGGGACATCCAGGCGTTCCATATCTCGTATTTCCGCCGCCGCTGGGCGGAGGAGAGGGCGTTTCACACGTGCAATCTCCGCAAAAGCTACGGCTTTCATCTGGTGGCCCAGGGAGCGGACCCGATCCCCGGCACGGCGGACGCCGAAGGGGATTACCGGATGCTGGCGGTCCGGCAGGGCAGCCGGCTCTTTTTCTCCGTCAACGGGTTGGTCCTGTTCACTTGGGAGGACGACGGCCATACCTACGGTCCGCTCCTTGCGGGAGGAAAGATCGGCTTCCGTCAGATGGCCCCGCTGATCGCGGAGTATTCCGAGCTGTGCGTATACGGAAAATAA
- a CDS encoding exo-rhamnogalacturonan lyase family protein, whose protein sequence is MATEIKLNRLNQAGSLPAGVAWGVPWKEGELGRQETLHLAGEKEGGLLPVQSWPAAFWPDGSVKWSAHAAVIPEGEGGFFLARGAAPESASRVKVTETDEEIAIDTGVIRFAVGRSGENWLREVWRKDDRICSGGDLVCLKEERNEGPGIRTVTETAFGSVLDKAVVEQDGPVRAVLKLEGRHRSQSGNGEWLPFVLRFSFYAGLDSIRLVYTFFYDGREDSDFIKGLGIRLDVPMNGPLYNRHIRLAGDQGFFSESPKTLHTRRTKGKYRELFEKQTRGEKVIFHEEEDAYFLGLLEDSATWGSFKLVQDSSEHYRLSKRTKEGCSWVKAAEGRRAGGLAYVGGTQGGLAAGLRGFWEMHPAGFEVQGADGRVAALTVWFWSPDAAPMDLRHYDTETHVESSYEGAEELRATPYGIGHTSELTIWATGSTPDPALLERMREEAQSPSLLVCEPEYYHETGAFGYWSLPDRSHPVKALLEDRLEGIVSFYQREVEQRKWYGFWDFGDFMHSYDPVRHVWNYDLGGCAWQNTELAPNMWLWVMFLRTGRADIFRMAEAMTRHTSEVDVYHFGEYAGLGSRHNVVHWGCGCKEARIAMAGLHRYYFYLTADGRIGDILDEVKDSDFSTVNLDPMRAYFPKDEHPTHVRVGPDWAAFSSNWMTRWERYEDTAYRDKIVAGIDCIKQANYRLISGPTYGYYPETGKLVPMGDDNYGRHLAICMGGPQVWFELARMLKDAEWEDMMAELGVYYNKSQEEKDLLTKGAVSTSRFEHPVLSVAIAAFGAYYTKDERTGRLCWAILAENPFARVHLQDDAVPVTHVDRLQEIDWMNTNEAAQWSLNTIISLDLIADTLPKELKEWNERKRA, encoded by the coding sequence GTGGCAACCGAGATTAAACTGAATCGCTTGAACCAAGCCGGATCCCTGCCGGCCGGCGTAGCCTGGGGAGTACCGTGGAAGGAAGGAGAGCTCGGCCGGCAGGAGACTCTGCATCTGGCCGGAGAGAAGGAGGGAGGGCTCCTGCCGGTGCAAAGCTGGCCCGCCGCCTTCTGGCCGGATGGCAGCGTCAAATGGTCGGCGCATGCGGCGGTGATTCCAGAGGGGGAGGGAGGCTTCTTCCTGGCGAGGGGGGCCGCACCCGAATCTGCTTCCAGGGTGAAGGTCACGGAAACCGACGAGGAGATTGCGATCGATACCGGCGTGATCCGTTTCGCTGTCGGGCGCTCGGGAGAGAACTGGCTCCGCGAGGTATGGCGGAAGGACGACCGGATCTGCAGCGGAGGGGATCTCGTCTGCCTTAAGGAAGAAAGAAACGAAGGCCCGGGTATCCGGACGGTTACCGAAACGGCCTTCGGAAGCGTGCTCGACAAGGCCGTGGTGGAGCAGGACGGTCCGGTCCGTGCCGTGCTTAAGCTGGAGGGAAGGCACCGTTCCCAATCGGGGAACGGGGAATGGCTCCCCTTCGTCCTAAGATTCTCTTTCTATGCCGGCTTGGATTCGATCCGGCTGGTCTATACCTTTTTCTACGACGGGCGGGAGGATTCGGACTTTATTAAAGGGCTCGGGATCCGGTTGGACGTACCGATGAACGGTCCTCTGTATAACCGGCACATCCGCCTCGCCGGCGACCAGGGCTTCTTCAGCGAGTCTCCCAAAACCCTGCACACGCGCCGTACCAAAGGAAAGTACCGCGAGCTCTTCGAAAAGCAGACGAGAGGGGAGAAGGTTATCTTCCACGAAGAGGAGGACGCTTACTTCCTCGGCCTGCTGGAGGATTCCGCCACCTGGGGCAGCTTCAAGCTGGTGCAGGATTCCTCGGAGCATTACCGCCTGTCCAAGCGGACGAAGGAAGGCTGCTCCTGGGTGAAAGCGGCGGAAGGCCGCCGGGCGGGCGGACTTGCTTATGTCGGCGGAACCCAGGGCGGTCTGGCCGCCGGGCTGCGCGGCTTCTGGGAAATGCATCCCGCCGGCTTCGAGGTCCAGGGGGCGGACGGGAGAGTGGCCGCTCTCACCGTATGGTTCTGGAGCCCGGACGCCGCTCCCATGGACCTGCGCCATTACGACACCGAGACGCATGTAGAATCGTCCTATGAAGGAGCGGAGGAGCTCCGGGCTACCCCGTATGGAATCGGCCATACGAGCGAGCTGACGATTTGGGCGACCGGGAGCACCCCGGACCCGGCGCTTCTGGAGCGTATGCGGGAGGAAGCCCAATCTCCTTCCCTTCTCGTCTGTGAGCCGGAATACTATCACGAGACGGGGGCCTTCGGTTATTGGAGCCTTCCCGACCGGAGCCATCCGGTAAAGGCCCTTCTCGAGGACCGGCTGGAGGGCATCGTTTCCTTCTACCAGAGAGAAGTGGAGCAGCGCAAGTGGTACGGATTCTGGGACTTCGGCGATTTTATGCACAGCTACGACCCGGTCCGTCATGTGTGGAATTACGACCTGGGCGGATGCGCCTGGCAGAACACCGAGCTTGCCCCCAACATGTGGCTGTGGGTCATGTTTCTCCGTACGGGGCGCGCCGATATCTTCCGGATGGCCGAGGCCATGACCCGGCACACGAGCGAGGTGGATGTCTATCACTTCGGGGAGTACGCGGGGCTTGGCTCCCGGCATAATGTGGTTCATTGGGGCTGCGGCTGCAAGGAAGCCCGGATCGCCATGGCGGGCCTTCACCGCTACTACTTTTATCTGACCGCCGACGGGCGCATCGGGGATATTCTGGATGAGGTCAAGGATTCCGATTTCTCTACCGTCAACTTGGACCCGATGCGGGCTTACTTTCCGAAGGACGAGCATCCGACCCATGTGCGGGTGGGCCCGGATTGGGCGGCCTTCAGCTCCAACTGGATGACGCGCTGGGAGCGGTATGAGGATACGGCATACCGGGATAAAATTGTGGCGGGTATCGACTGCATCAAGCAGGCCAATTACCGGCTGATCTCCGGTCCGACGTATGGCTATTACCCCGAAACCGGCAAGCTGGTGCCGATGGGGGATGACAATTACGGCCGTCACCTGGCGATCTGCATGGGAGGGCCGCAGGTATGGTTCGAGCTGGCCCGGATGCTGAAGGATGCCGAGTGGGAGGACATGATGGCCGAGCTCGGCGTCTATTACAACAAGTCCCAGGAGGAAAAGGATCTTCTGACCAAGGGAGCGGTCAGCACGAGCCGGTTCGAGCATCCGGTCCTCAGCGTCGCGATCGCGGCCTTCGGCGCTTATTATACGAAGGACGAGAGAACCGGACGCTTATGCTGGGCCATCTTGGCGGAGAATCCGTTCGCCCGCGTCCATCTTCAGGACGACGCCGTTCCCGTTACTCATGTAGACCGGCTGCAGGAGATCGACTGGATGAATACGAATGAAGCGGCGCAGTGGTCCTTGAACACGATCATCAGCCTGGACCTGATTGCCGACACGCTGCCGAAGGAGCTGAAGGAATGGAACGAACGGAAGAGAGCCTGA
- a CDS encoding helix-turn-helix transcriptional regulator, with translation MLKAMGAGWFRERTKKPGSAGRFYRKSLIMIFVVAGVPGLIIGGLLYGMAGGRVKSELLQLHYRQIEQRSHNIDDQLGNLELLLSHWAFDSKFDTNLIETNFVQNYEKTNDITKTLLVMEGSNSMVKKVELYLGGERRVLFNPEYTVLDNQTASAVYEPLIRTKQVTYWAQKAFDAEGKGKRDLILVHQIPGGTFQPFGVLLLRFDGAKVASLLSTLTPYNDGETFLSQDSGDLFVSSSASASNSPLVMELKKKVGTLPASKGSFFYNWKGTTYTVSYGKLSRISEDWTLVSASPITQITAPVVFLSKLIVAVSLCALLLAALLAWLASRQIYSPVNRLVQVLFAGKPPASREREDEFALIESHWHNLNRESRELNTRLAEQLPHVKEGFLHQLLQGYLYAYSEEDLRKRMERFKWPVEGRKFIILYLQLTGITSMGGKFRYGDEGLVTFAAVNMIDELAAEHFGESNTINFHDLTAGVLLMVPGEEPHAEKVHRFGQELMQGINQILTMRVTLAISPAVTQVTDIPLAFERVKHAVSHRNFENENQLIDLTEEVTEGSPAEVVYPFALERELVQALRTGRQPEAEELLQAFLEALTCKGAKEIDVQQGMLQLLGSIQHAILVSGIHPNRLFGGANRYEQLSQIREPELIMTWFREKVITPFLEEMGGRTDAQVKRYIEEAMIYLQNHYQNDISLDNCADHIGTNPFFLSKSFKQVTGKNFIDYLTELRMEKAKELLRESEMKISEVAEQVGYQHSYFNRIFKKLEGMTPTRYRELSRHS, from the coding sequence ATGCTGAAAGCGATGGGAGCGGGGTGGTTCCGCGAACGGACCAAAAAGCCGGGCTCGGCAGGACGATTCTATAGAAAAAGCCTTATCATGATCTTCGTCGTGGCTGGGGTCCCCGGCCTCATTATCGGTGGTCTCCTGTACGGAATGGCCGGAGGGCGGGTAAAGAGCGAGCTTCTTCAGCTGCATTACCGTCAGATTGAACAGCGCTCGCATAATATCGACGACCAGCTCGGCAACCTGGAGCTGCTTCTTTCCCACTGGGCGTTTGACAGCAAGTTCGATACCAATCTGATCGAAACCAATTTTGTGCAAAATTATGAGAAAACGAATGACATCACCAAAACCTTGCTCGTGATGGAAGGGTCCAATTCCATGGTCAAAAAGGTGGAGCTGTATTTAGGCGGGGAGCGCCGCGTGCTCTTCAATCCGGAATACACCGTGCTGGACAACCAGACGGCATCCGCCGTGTATGAACCGCTGATCCGGACCAAGCAGGTGACCTATTGGGCCCAGAAGGCCTTTGATGCGGAGGGGAAGGGCAAACGGGATCTTATCCTCGTCCATCAAATCCCGGGCGGCACGTTCCAGCCGTTTGGCGTTCTGCTGCTGCGTTTCGATGGAGCGAAGGTCGCCAGCCTGCTGAGCACGCTTACTCCCTATAATGACGGTGAGACCTTTCTGTCGCAGGATTCGGGCGATCTGTTCGTTTCGTCTTCAGCAAGCGCTTCCAATTCGCCCTTGGTTATGGAGCTGAAGAAGAAGGTCGGCACCCTGCCGGCTTCGAAAGGGTCGTTCTTCTATAATTGGAAGGGGACGACCTACACGGTTTCGTACGGGAAGCTTTCGCGCATTTCGGAAGATTGGACGTTAGTGTCCGCCTCCCCGATTACCCAGATCACGGCGCCGGTCGTCTTCCTGTCCAAGCTGATTGTCGCCGTAAGCTTGTGTGCGCTGCTGCTGGCCGCCCTGCTGGCCTGGCTCGCCTCCCGGCAAATTTACTCACCTGTCAACCGGCTCGTTCAGGTGCTCTTTGCCGGCAAGCCGCCTGCCTCCCGGGAAAGGGAAGACGAGTTCGCTCTGATCGAATCTCATTGGCACAACCTGAACCGGGAAAGCCGGGAGCTGAACACACGGCTTGCGGAGCAGCTTCCCCATGTGAAGGAGGGCTTCCTGCATCAGCTGCTTCAAGGCTACCTGTATGCCTATTCGGAAGAAGACCTCCGCAAGCGAATGGAGCGCTTCAAGTGGCCGGTTGAAGGCCGGAAGTTCATCATCCTGTATTTGCAATTAACCGGAATTACCAGCATGGGAGGGAAATTCCGTTACGGGGATGAGGGCCTCGTGACCTTCGCTGCCGTCAATATGATTGACGAGCTGGCCGCGGAGCATTTTGGCGAGAGCAATACCATCAATTTTCATGATCTCACGGCGGGTGTGCTCCTGATGGTTCCGGGGGAGGAGCCCCATGCGGAGAAGGTGCACCGGTTCGGCCAGGAGCTGATGCAGGGCATCAACCAGATTCTGACCATGCGGGTTACGCTTGCGATCTCGCCGGCGGTGACGCAGGTCACCGACATTCCGCTTGCTTTCGAGCGGGTCAAGCATGCGGTCTCTCACCGCAATTTCGAGAATGAGAACCAGCTGATCGATCTGACGGAGGAGGTTACAGAGGGAAGCCCGGCAGAGGTCGTCTATCCCTTTGCCCTGGAGAGAGAGCTCGTTCAAGCCCTCCGAACCGGCAGACAGCCGGAAGCCGAAGAACTTCTTCAAGCGTTCTTGGAGGCGCTTACCTGCAAAGGGGCCAAGGAAATCGACGTGCAGCAGGGCATGCTTCAGCTGCTCGGAAGCATTCAGCATGCTATCCTCGTGTCGGGCATTCACCCCAACCGCCTGTTCGGGGGAGCCAATCGGTATGAGCAGCTTTCCCAGATCCGCGAGCCCGAGCTCATCATGACGTGGTTCCGGGAGAAGGTCATCACCCCTTTCCTGGAGGAAATGGGAGGCCGGACCGACGCACAGGTGAAGCGATATATCGAGGAAGCCATGATCTATCTCCAAAACCATTACCAGAACGACATCTCACTCGACAACTGTGCCGATCACATCGGGACGAATCCTTTCTTCCTGAGTAAATCCTTCAAGCAGGTGACCGGCAAAAATTTTATCGATTACCTGACCGAGCTCCGCATGGAGAAGGCGAAGGAGCTTCTGCGGGAATCCGAAATGAAGATCAGCGAGGTGGCCGAGCAGGTGGGGTACCAGCACAGCTATTTTAACCGGATCTTCAAGAAGCTGGAGGGGATGACCCCAACGCGTTACCGCGAATTGAGCCGCCACTCCTAA
- a CDS encoding extracellular solute-binding protein, whose translation MKANKRTKRWMTMAAAGTLAVTSLAGCGGQSAAPSPSASAGSSGNNQQAQAPYDISIMIPIFKTNYPKDDSPVALEIEKKTNTNLHFEWVPNSSYGDKFNITMASGKLPTIIYVPDVKSPSFVNAAKTGAFWEVGKYLKDYPNLSKANPVILNNSSIEGKNYGIYRGRALGRNGINYRKDWLDAVGMQTPKTIDDFYNMLKAFKEKDPDGNGKNDTYGMVLVKWTGQWASGFDTIKLWFGAPNKWGVVDGKLVPEHQTAEYLEALKFMKKLYDEKLINQDFAVFDSAKWNDPVVNNQAGVIVDVTDNAARLDDKIHAALAKEGKDQPDKHYVDNIIGVTGSQGLRALPTSGFAGMLAIPKSTVKNEEDLKKVLTFIDKMNEPELQTLAGYGIEGKHYTKAGEFVEPSKDSALLESEVEGLNQMLTFIPEDQGLKVKQTPLRLQTTKIQKEAEKYIVANPAEPFISTVYSQKGQQLDNIVNDARIKFIVGQLDEAGLKAAFETWKKSGGDDLVKEMNELYAAAPKK comes from the coding sequence ATGAAAGCAAACAAGAGAACGAAGCGTTGGATGACAATGGCGGCAGCCGGAACGCTGGCCGTCACGAGCTTGGCGGGATGCGGAGGCCAATCGGCGGCTCCGTCTCCGTCCGCATCCGCCGGCTCAAGCGGAAACAACCAGCAGGCGCAGGCGCCTTACGACATCAGCATCATGATCCCCATATTCAAGACGAACTACCCGAAGGACGACAGCCCCGTCGCGCTTGAGATCGAGAAGAAAACGAACACCAATCTGCATTTTGAGTGGGTTCCGAATTCCTCCTACGGAGACAAGTTCAACATCACTATGGCTTCCGGCAAGCTTCCGACCATCATCTACGTGCCGGATGTGAAATCGCCGAGCTTCGTGAACGCAGCCAAGACGGGCGCTTTCTGGGAAGTGGGCAAATATTTGAAGGATTATCCGAACTTGAGCAAGGCCAATCCGGTTATCCTGAACAATTCCTCCATCGAAGGCAAAAACTACGGAATATACCGGGGGCGGGCTCTCGGACGCAACGGCATCAACTACCGCAAGGATTGGCTTGACGCGGTGGGCATGCAGACGCCGAAGACGATCGATGATTTCTACAATATGTTGAAAGCGTTTAAAGAGAAGGATCCGGATGGAAACGGAAAGAACGACACGTACGGCATGGTGCTGGTCAAGTGGACGGGGCAGTGGGCGAGCGGCTTCGATACGATCAAGCTGTGGTTTGGCGCTCCGAACAAATGGGGAGTAGTGGACGGCAAGCTGGTTCCCGAACACCAGACAGCCGAATACTTGGAAGCTTTGAAATTCATGAAGAAGCTGTATGACGAGAAGCTCATCAACCAGGATTTTGCCGTCTTCGACAGCGCCAAATGGAACGATCCGGTCGTTAACAACCAAGCCGGAGTAATCGTAGACGTAACCGACAATGCGGCACGCCTCGATGACAAGATCCACGCCGCTCTTGCCAAGGAAGGCAAGGACCAGCCTGACAAGCATTATGTCGATAACATCATCGGCGTGACCGGCAGCCAGGGCCTTCGGGCGCTTCCCACATCCGGCTTTGCCGGCATGCTGGCCATCCCTAAATCAACGGTTAAGAATGAAGAGGATCTGAAGAAAGTGCTGACCTTCATCGACAAGATGAACGAGCCGGAGCTTCAGACGCTGGCCGGCTACGGGATCGAAGGCAAGCATTACACCAAAGCCGGTGAATTTGTCGAGCCGAGCAAGGATTCGGCTTTGCTGGAATCCGAGGTGGAAGGCCTGAACCAGATGCTGACTTTCATTCCGGAGGATCAGGGGCTGAAGGTTAAGCAAACCCCATTGCGTTTGCAGACGACCAAGATTCAGAAGGAAGCGGAAAAGTATATCGTGGCTAACCCGGCGGAACCGTTCATTTCCACGGTTTACTCCCAGAAAGGCCAGCAGCTGGATAATATCGTCAACGACGCCCGGATTAAATTTATCGTCGGGCAGCTGGATGAAGCCGGCTTGAAGGCGGCCTTCGAAACCTGGAAGAAGAGCGGGGGAGACGACCTGGTGAAGGAAATGAACGAGCTCTATGCCGCAGCCCCCAAAAAATAA